ATCAGAGAGAAGCAAGAGCGGTGACTGACAAGATGAGAGCAGATGTAGCAGAAGTAAAAGAAGGAATTAAAAATATCGGTAAAGGGCAGAAGCTGCGGGTATACGTCGAGTTTTCACCAGGCTGGACAGTGGGTAAAGGCGAGTTTATGGACGAGCTGATTACGTTGGCGGGCGGCGAAAATGTAGGTGCCACGCAGAAGGGGTGGTACCAAATCAGTGAGGAAAATATTATTGCTGCGAACCCTGACGTGATTTTGTACAGCAAAAGTGTCAAGGACGACAAAACGGGCCAGACGCTCGGTGATATCATTAAAGCTCGCAGTGGATGGGATCAAATATCGGCTGTTCGCCACAACCGGGTATTTGCCGTGGATGATAATTTGATCAGTCGTCCGGGTCCACGCGTAACGGAAGGTCTCAAGGAAGTGGCCAAGGGCGTGTATCCTGAAATTTTCAAATGAACCGTAAACTGATCGGCTTTGGAGGGACAGGTCTTGTCCTGCTGTTGCTGACGCTGCTGCTCTGTCTTGGCATCGGCTCGGCCAAGCTTCCGGTCAGCCAAATCACGGGCATTCTGGTTAACCACCTACCGTGGTTAGGCGATACGTTTACACCGGATTGGAATACATCCTCGGAGCAGATTATTTTGAAGGTCAGATTGCCACGAGTGTTACTGGGAATGTTGGTAGGAGCAGCGCTGGCGCTGGCGGGAGCCGGATTTCAGGGTGTGCTGCGTAATCCTTTGGCTGATCCGTATACACTGGGGGTATCCTCGGGGGCTTCGGTAGGAGCGGCAGTACTGATTTATTGGGGCCTTCAATTTTCATTTGTTGGCATATGGACGCTGCCGCTAGTGGCATTTACGACCGGAATGCTTACGCTGTGGATGGTGCTGACGTTGGCACGGGAAGGTGGGAAAATTCCGACACAAAGTCTCATTTTGTCGGGTGTGGTGATGCAATCCTTTCTGGGAGCGGTTGTTTCCTTTCTGACAGCCATGTCGAAGGAGACGGTCAATGAAATATTGTACTGGACGATGGGAAGTCTTAGTCTGCGCGGTTGGTCATATACAGGAATCCTTTTACCTTATGTGGTCATAGGGCTGGTATTTCTATGGAACCGGGCACGTGTGCTGAATATTTTGGCTTTGGGTGAACGTCAGGCGGCGCACATGGGAGTTCATGTAGATGCGACGAAGCTATCTGTTCTGATTATTTCCACGCTGCTGACAGCAGCCGCTGTCTCGGTGTGTGGCGTGATTGGCTTTGTTGGACTCGTTGTACCGCATATCATTCGTCTGGTGACAGGTCCTGATTACCGTATGATTGTTCCATTATCTGCGCTCGGCGGAGCTGTTTTTATGGCTTGGGCAGATACGGCGGCTCGCACATTGTTAGCCCCCACAGAAATTCCTCTGGGCGTGATGACGGCCTTTGTTGGGGCACCGTTCTTCGCATATCTCCTGTACCGAAACAAGAAGCTGCGCAGGGGGGGACTGCTGTGACAGAACAAAGTGAATCACAGAAGGTGCGTGATCGGGCATTAGAGGTAGTGGGTCTGACACGTGCCTATGGAGAGTTCCATGCTTTAAAAAATATAAGCTGGAGCGTCGACGAAGGAACTTGGTGGGGGATTATTGGTCCGAACGGCAGTGGAAAATCGACCTTGTTGCATTTGCTTTCCGGTGTAGATCAGCCAACTTCGGGAAACGTTCATATCTATGGCAAAAAGGTCGGTAGCTACAGCAGGAAAGAGCTTTCCCGACTCATAGCCGTACTCCAACAGGAAGGGCTTCCTCCCGTGGGATACACCGTCAGGGAAGTCGTAGAAATGGGACGTTTTCCCCATCAGGACTGGCTAGGCAGGGAAAAGGGTGTTGATGTGGAGGCGATCGCGGATCGCGTGCTGGAGCGATTGGGTCTTACCACGCTGGCGGACAGAGCATTAGACCGTTTGAGTGGGGGACAGCGACAGCGTGTAGCTTTGGCAAAAGTAATGGTGCAGGAGCCACGAATATTGCTGCTGGACGAGCCTACGACCTATCTGGACTTGCGCTATCAGCTTGAATTTATGGAACTGCTGGCAGATTGGCGCCAAGAAACGGGTGTGACGATCATTGCGGTCTTGCATGATCTTAACTTGACAGCCCAATTTTGCGAAGATTTGCTTGTACTCAAGGATGGAATGGTTGAAGGATTGGGAGCTTCATCGAAGTTATTAACTGAGGATCGGATTCGACGAGTATACGGTGTTGAGCCTGTGATGCTTCCGCATCCTGATAGCGGTGTGCCGCAGCTCTTGCTGCGCAGGAGCGCTTCGGATACAGCAGATTAAATAAACGATGAAACACACTTAAAAAGAGCAGGGAGTGGAAGGTATGAACGACAAGCTGCGTCAGCTGATCGATAGCATTGCCCAGCCGGATGGGGTGGCGGCCTCGGCAGCTTCAGCCCATTTGGACCAATTAACAAAGCCACCGGGAAGTCTTGGAAAGTTGGAAAGTGTGGTCATTCAGCTAGCAGGAATTACAGGAGTGGATAAGCCTGAATTCGATCGTAAAACGGTTATGGTCATGGCTGCGGATCACGGGGTGTGTGAAGAGGGAGTCAGTGCCTTTCCGGCTGAGGTTACACAGCAAATGCTGTATAACATGCTGTCAGGTGGCGCAGCAATTAATGTGCTGGCACGCCATGCGGGCGCAGATGTCAAGGTGGTAGATGTTGGCGTGAATGCGGATGTCGCTCACGCGAATCTGGTGGACCGAAAGGTACGCATGGGTACTTCGAATATAGCTAAAGGGCCAGCGATGCTGCGTACGGAAGCGGAACAGGCGATTTTGGCCGGAGCTGGAGCTGTAATAGAAGCGGTCAAAGGTGGCACACGGCTATTCGTTACTGGAGAGCTGGGCATCGGGAATACCACAGCCAGCGCTGCGGTCGTATGTGCTCTTACCGGGCTAGAGCCGGAAGTTATCGTAGGCCGGGGAACGGGTGTAAATATGGCTGGGCTTACCCGCAAAATAGCGGTTGTCTGCCGCGCATTGGACGTGAACCAGCCAGATGCAAATGATGCGCTCGACGTGCTCACTAAGGTCGGCGGTCTGGAGATTGCCGCCTTGGCAGGAGTTATCCTCGGCGCAGCCGCACATCGCTGTCCAGTCGTGTTGGACGGCTTTATTTCCGGCGCAGCTGCCCTCGCAGCGCGTGCACTTGCGCCTGCAAGCGCTGCGTACATGCTCGCTTCGCACGCCTCGGACGAGCGCGGGCACGCGGCGGTGCTCCGCGAGCTCAAGCTGGAGCCCATGCTTCATTTGGACATGCGGCTCGGGGAGGGCACAGGTGGTGCGCTTAGCTTGCACCTGATTGATGCGGCGTGCCGCATTATGCGCGAAATGGCGACCTTTGCCGATGCAGGCGTATCGGACGGTCAGGGAGCCGCGCAGCGATGAAAGCGCTCGTGACCGGCGGGGCACGCAGCGGGAAAAGCGGCTTTGCCGAGCGATTATGCATGACGCGCGCGCCTGGCGCATGCTACATTGCAA
The Paenibacillus peoriae DNA segment above includes these coding regions:
- a CDS encoding ABC transporter ATP-binding protein, whose amino-acid sequence is MTEQSESQKVRDRALEVVGLTRAYGEFHALKNISWSVDEGTWWGIIGPNGSGKSTLLHLLSGVDQPTSGNVHIYGKKVGSYSRKELSRLIAVLQQEGLPPVGYTVREVVEMGRFPHQDWLGREKGVDVEAIADRVLERLGLTTLADRALDRLSGGQRQRVALAKVMVQEPRILLLDEPTTYLDLRYQLEFMELLADWRQETGVTIIAVLHDLNLTAQFCEDLLVLKDGMVEGLGASSKLLTEDRIRRVYGVEPVMLPHPDSGVPQLLLRRSASDTAD
- the cobT gene encoding nicotinate-nucleotide--dimethylbenzimidazole phosphoribosyltransferase — translated: MNDKLRQLIDSIAQPDGVAASAASAHLDQLTKPPGSLGKLESVVIQLAGITGVDKPEFDRKTVMVMAADHGVCEEGVSAFPAEVTQQMLYNMLSGGAAINVLARHAGADVKVVDVGVNADVAHANLVDRKVRMGTSNIAKGPAMLRTEAEQAILAGAGAVIEAVKGGTRLFVTGELGIGNTTASAAVVCALTGLEPEVIVGRGTGVNMAGLTRKIAVVCRALDVNQPDANDALDVLTKVGGLEIAALAGVILGAAAHRCPVVLDGFISGAAALAARALAPASAAYMLASHASDERGHAAVLRELKLEPMLHLDMRLGEGTGGALSLHLIDAACRIMREMATFADAGVSDGQGAAQR
- a CDS encoding FecCD family ABC transporter permease, which codes for MNRKLIGFGGTGLVLLLLTLLLCLGIGSAKLPVSQITGILVNHLPWLGDTFTPDWNTSSEQIILKVRLPRVLLGMLVGAALALAGAGFQGVLRNPLADPYTLGVSSGASVGAAVLIYWGLQFSFVGIWTLPLVAFTTGMLTLWMVLTLAREGGKIPTQSLILSGVVMQSFLGAVVSFLTAMSKETVNEILYWTMGSLSLRGWSYTGILLPYVVIGLVFLWNRARVLNILALGERQAAHMGVHVDATKLSVLIISTLLTAAAVSVCGVIGFVGLVVPHIIRLVTGPDYRMIVPLSALGGAVFMAWADTAARTLLAPTEIPLGVMTAFVGAPFFAYLLYRNKKLRRGGLL